From Shewanella psychrophila, a single genomic window includes:
- a CDS encoding transposase family protein — translation MNKQSLGSFAPRKKAGHSKLEWLRQYRLFESVIPRHDTIARVVCRLKSDEIEGAFQSWISSLINTTGADVIAIDSVNYTGHQIKVRTTSAFQFVKKHC, via the coding sequence ATAAACAAGCAGTCGCTCGGGTCATTTGCACCAAGAAAAAAGGCAGGACATTCAAAATTAGAATGGCTTAGGCAGTACCGGCTGTTTGAGAGCGTCATTCCTAGGCATGACACTATTGCACGAGTTGTTTGTCGTTTAAAATCCGATGAAATTGAAGGCGCTTTTCAAAGCTGGATTTCTTCATTAATTAACACAACAGGCGCTGATGTTATTGCTATTGATAGCGTCAATTACACCGGTCATCAGATAAAGGTGCGTACGACCAGTGCTTTTCAATTTGTTAAAAAGCATTGTTGA
- the tnpB gene encoding IS66 family insertion sequence element accessory protein TnpB (TnpB, as the term is used for proteins encoded by IS66 family insertion elements, is considered an accessory protein, since TnpC, encoded by a neighboring gene, is a DDE family transposase.) has product MLLPSPDLRIWLYAKPVDMRKQFDGLIVLAKHQLHASPMSGELFVFINRKQTMMKVLYFSRGGYCLWSKRLELGRFHHVEGNGDKINLTWTQLQCLIEGINWQKQVKNKRFSSL; this is encoded by the coding sequence ATGTTATTGCCCAGTCCGGATTTACGCATATGGTTGTATGCCAAACCCGTGGACATGCGCAAGCAGTTTGATGGCTTAATCGTATTAGCTAAGCACCAACTCCACGCTTCTCCCATGAGTGGTGAGCTGTTTGTGTTCATTAATCGCAAGCAGACCATGATGAAGGTGCTGTATTTCAGTCGCGGAGGATACTGTTTGTGGAGTAAGCGGCTTGAGTTAGGCCGCTTTCATCACGTTGAGGGTAACGGGGATAAAATCAATCTCACCTGGACTCAACTACAGTGCCTCATCGAAGGCATTAATTGGCAAAAACAAGTGAAAAACAAACGGTTTAGTTCGTTATAA
- a CDS encoding DUF957 domain-containing protein — protein sequence MTVQRNIDVVEQLILWLEDNVTTESTIHFDNEERVDSATALAALTRLLPQYYSNQPFTERYLTVVVSTTHLNRYDEMTFTEELNNTHSRIAKRGAGYFLKLWETLENAKESQDFYLRLSKAVKEVIAEAIKQGAQCIEFDGDAQDNFVYKPSRVQIQ from the coding sequence ATGACTGTACAACGTAATATTGATGTCGTAGAGCAATTAATCTTGTGGCTTGAAGATAACGTGACTACGGAGTCAACGATTCATTTTGATAATGAAGAAAGAGTTGATTCAGCAACCGCTTTAGCCGCCTTAACACGGTTATTGCCGCAGTATTATTCTAATCAGCCTTTTACTGAGCGCTACTTAACCGTAGTGGTGAGTACAACGCATTTAAACCGTTATGATGAGATGACATTTACAGAGGAACTTAACAATACACACAGTCGTATTGCAAAACGAGGTGCTGGGTATTTTCTAAAACTGTGGGAGACGCTTGAAAATGCCAAAGAGAGTCAGGATTTTTATCTTCGACTTTCAAAGGCTGTCAAAGAGGTTATCGCAGAAGCGATCAAACAAGGTGCTCAGTGCATTGAGTTTGATGGTGATGCACAAGATAATTTTGTATACAAACCTTCAAGAGTGCAAATTCAATGA
- the tnpA gene encoding IS66 family insertion sequence element accessory protein TnpA, with protein sequence MAKPHLTDAQKSTLLDKWCTTPLSMQDFCHQENISTSSFNRWRQQLTVPPEIQATEADWIALEPAKQDKLPVLPDPKPNWNIELVLPGDVILRLRY encoded by the coding sequence ATGGCTAAACCTCATCTCACCGACGCTCAAAAATCTACCCTCCTGGACAAGTGGTGCACAACGCCTTTATCTATGCAGGACTTCTGTCATCAGGAGAACATTTCAACTTCTTCTTTCAATCGTTGGCGCCAGCAGTTAACGGTTCCTCCAGAAATCCAGGCTACCGAAGCCGACTGGATAGCGCTTGAGCCCGCTAAGCAAGATAAGCTTCCCGTGTTACCTGACCCAAAACCAAACTGGAACATTGAGCTTGTGCTCCCTGGTGATGTCATTTTACGACTACGATACTGA
- a CDS encoding DUF2913 family protein yields the protein MNELPYQGVMKSLVDNSLLHLYFTVVETPRIVPVHKRNEILVRYLKPKLKDNHYRQIKRELRNMLSIGRNAKRDLEAKLVELRKLHQRLEESLTDAQKLFDLLEILRCEQGLESRFINENERRVPGFIYMLQEHGFNQAGEQVSPVSLFLESDKVYGLVEAIELTGLFGAELQQLNQDKLQGHILLHPINA from the coding sequence TTGAACGAACTTCCTTACCAGGGCGTAATGAAAAGCCTGGTCGATAACTCACTGCTGCATCTCTATTTCACCGTTGTTGAAACGCCTCGCATTGTGCCGGTTCATAAGCGTAATGAGATCTTGGTACGTTATTTAAAGCCAAAGCTTAAAGATAACCATTATCGGCAGATCAAAAGGGAGCTGAGAAATATGCTCTCTATTGGCCGTAATGCTAAGAGAGATCTAGAAGCTAAGCTTGTAGAGCTTCGTAAACTGCATCAACGTCTTGAGGAAAGCCTCACTGACGCGCAGAAATTGTTTGATTTACTTGAAATATTGCGGTGTGAACAGGGCTTAGAGAGTCGGTTTATTAATGAAAATGAGAGAAGAGTGCCAGGCTTCATCTATATGCTACAAGAACATGGTTTTAATCAGGCTGGTGAGCAGGTTTCACCTGTGTCGTTGTTTTTAGAGTCGGATAAGGTCTATGGACTGGTAGAAGCGATTGAGCTGACGGGGTTGTTTGGTGCAGAGCTGCAACAGCTCAATCAAGATAAGCTGCAAGGGCATATCTTGTTGCACCCGATAAATGCTTAG
- the tnpC gene encoding IS66 family transposase, with protein sequence MKTTIQTASLSQEIEQLNAQNSELSEKVLTLQQQLDWFKRQLFGRKSEKLLEDNPNQEVLFDRLESGEQEPEDKQQISYTRSAKKRTGNEVNDTGLRFDDTVPTKVIELKAPELEGDDAEQYEVIGYKETHRLAQQPGSYTILIYKRSVVRHKTEHCLSVQPAPDNVLDGCFADVSVIAGIMVDKGVYHLPLYRQHQRMLDSGVQVSRATLINWVKRGIELLTPIYRAQLQHILTSSTLAMDEVPMKAGRKAKGRMKQTYFWPIYGEDDEVAFTWSSSRGAKHAKEQLTGFTGVLLSDGYQAYTNVIKALNRDNEANIIHATCWAHTRRYFDKSLLMEPELAKEALKQIAELYKIEKHIRDNLTYSDEILAYRQKWSEPIVDSFFKWLYDQRQRPEILPSNPLSKALSYALDRKTELKVFLSYPAVPIDTNHLERALRVIPMGRKNYLFCWTELGAEQLGMLQSLLVTCRLQGINPYTYLVDVLQRVSQQPASKVEELTPRVWKTKFADNPLTSDLMQTS encoded by the coding sequence ATGAAAACAACTATCCAGACAGCTTCGTTATCACAAGAAATTGAGCAGCTAAACGCTCAAAATTCTGAGCTGTCTGAAAAAGTGCTCACGCTGCAACAGCAACTCGACTGGTTTAAGCGCCAGTTATTTGGCCGCAAGTCTGAAAAGCTGTTAGAGGATAATCCCAATCAAGAAGTCTTATTTGACCGCCTTGAGTCTGGGGAGCAAGAGCCTGAAGACAAGCAACAGATATCCTATACCCGCTCAGCAAAAAAACGCACCGGCAATGAAGTGAATGACACCGGCTTGCGCTTTGATGACACGGTACCTACTAAGGTTATTGAACTTAAGGCGCCAGAGCTAGAAGGTGACGATGCTGAGCAGTATGAGGTTATCGGTTATAAAGAGACTCATCGCTTGGCTCAACAGCCGGGCAGCTACACCATTCTTATCTACAAGCGTTCCGTCGTCCGTCACAAAACTGAGCATTGCCTTAGCGTACAACCTGCACCCGATAACGTGCTCGACGGGTGTTTTGCTGATGTCTCTGTTATCGCCGGCATCATGGTCGACAAGGGAGTCTATCATTTACCCTTGTATCGCCAGCACCAAAGAATGCTTGATAGCGGCGTTCAGGTCAGCCGGGCTACTCTCATTAACTGGGTAAAACGGGGCATCGAACTGTTAACGCCTATCTACCGAGCTCAGCTACAGCATATCCTCACCAGCTCTACACTGGCCATGGATGAAGTACCGATGAAAGCAGGGCGTAAAGCGAAAGGTAGGATGAAACAGACTTACTTTTGGCCCATCTACGGTGAAGATGATGAAGTCGCCTTCACCTGGTCATCAAGCCGTGGAGCTAAGCACGCCAAGGAACAGTTAACAGGTTTTACCGGTGTACTGCTCAGTGATGGTTACCAGGCTTATACCAATGTGATAAAAGCACTTAATCGTGATAACGAAGCGAACATCATCCATGCCACCTGTTGGGCTCATACTAGGCGCTACTTCGATAAATCTTTACTCATGGAGCCGGAATTGGCTAAAGAGGCCTTAAAGCAAATCGCCGAGCTCTACAAAATCGAAAAACACATCCGCGATAACCTGACCTACAGCGATGAAATCCTCGCTTATCGGCAAAAGTGGAGTGAGCCCATCGTCGATAGCTTCTTCAAATGGCTCTATGACCAACGGCAACGCCCAGAGATTTTACCGAGCAACCCGTTAAGCAAGGCCCTTAGTTATGCACTTGATAGAAAAACAGAACTTAAGGTCTTCTTGAGTTACCCAGCTGTGCCTATCGATACCAATCACTTGGAGCGAGCTTTACGAGTCATACCCATGGGAAGGAAAAATTATCTATTTTGCTGGACCGAACTGGGGGCGGAGCAGTTGGGGATGCTGCAAAGTTTACTGGTTACCTGCCGTCTGCAAGGGATTAATCCTTACACTTACCTCGTCGATGTCCTGCAACGCGTCAGCCAGCAGCCAGCTTCGAAAGTTGAAGAACTCACGCCGCGAGTGTGGAAGACGAAATTTGCCGACAACCCACTCACATCAGATTTGATGCAGACTTCTTAA
- a CDS encoding IS6 family transposase yields the protein MTLFKYRQFSHDIIIWAVRWYCKYGISYRELEEMLSERGINVDHSTIYRWVQRYAPEIEKRLRWYWKPKAGLSWKVDETYIKVKGKWVYLYRAVDKQGHTVDFYLSSRRNAKAAKRFLSKALKGLKCWECPSAINTDKAASYAVAITELKQEGKCPEALEHRQIKYLNNAVEADHGKLKRLINPVRGFKSMKTAYATIKGFEVMHMFKKGQFNIWLSGQGIAGEIRLITDALVNY from the coding sequence ATGACCCTCTTTAAGTATCGACAATTTTCCCATGACATTATCATTTGGGCTGTACGTTGGTATTGTAAATACGGGATCAGCTATCGAGAACTCGAAGAGATGCTCAGTGAGCGTGGTATCAATGTTGATCACAGTACGATTTATCGCTGGGTTCAGCGTTATGCGCCAGAAATAGAAAAACGATTAAGGTGGTATTGGAAGCCCAAAGCAGGATTAAGCTGGAAGGTCGATGAAACCTACATCAAAGTGAAAGGTAAATGGGTGTATCTGTATCGGGCTGTCGATAAACAAGGCCATACCGTCGACTTTTATTTATCGTCCAGACGTAATGCTAAGGCGGCTAAACGGTTTTTGAGTAAAGCTTTGAAAGGGCTCAAATGCTGGGAATGTCCCTCCGCCATCAATACCGACAAGGCGGCTTCCTACGCTGTAGCCATTACGGAATTAAAGCAAGAAGGCAAATGTCCTGAAGCGCTTGAACATCGGCAAATTAAATACCTAAACAATGCGGTAGAAGCTGATCATGGAAAACTGAAAAGGCTCATCAATCCAGTACGAGGATTCAAATCGATGAAGACGGCTTATGCCACTATCAAAGGGTTTGAAGTGATGCACATGTTTAAAAAAGGGCAGTTCAATATCTGGTTATCCGGTCAAGGAATAGCAGGAGAGATCCGTCTAATCACCGATGCACTGGTAAACTATTAA
- a CDS encoding type II toxin-antitoxin system RelE family toxin — translation MIYELEFDPRALKEWRKLGNTVRKQFKNKLTEVLKHPHIEANRLRELPCCYKIKLRSAGYRLIYQVQDEKVTVFVIAVGKRESDRVYKVANKRA, via the coding sequence ATGATTTATGAATTAGAGTTTGATCCTCGTGCCCTGAAAGAGTGGCGAAAACTAGGTAATACGGTTCGCAAGCAGTTTAAGAATAAGCTAACGGAAGTTTTAAAGCATCCGCACATAGAGGCTAATCGTTTAAGAGAGCTACCCTGCTGTTATAAAATTAAACTGCGTAGTGCTGGATATCGATTAATCTACCAGGTTCAAGATGAAAAGGTCACCGTGTTTGTTATTGCTGTTGGTAAAAGAGAAAGTGATCGCGTTTATAAAGTAGCAAACAAGCGGGCTTAA
- a CDS encoding IS91 family transposase: MVIVLRPLKKLFTTNNAFNRMVESGHEFRRVELESVAKMLACGTTMLGSLHYDCSTPGCSHSKVIKTSCKSKLCHSCGQKATERWMMTQGETLPDCEWRHITYTMPDVFWDVFKANRWLLGKLFTIASDTLQQFGRLKKLTLGIFSALHTYGRRLNFNCHIHLSVAAIGVTDKGEIRLFHFPFKALKKQWRYGVISLLRKHFHELTLPAQLAERIKDEKDWRDLLDKQYQKTWQVNIAKKTSHKAHTTQYLGRYLKKPPIAGARLKHYVDESVEIEYLDHRTKKLSDLNLSQFELIARILSHVPEKHFKMIRYYGFLSNRLRGRLLPIIYDKLEQEVEITEGPSYAAMLMGYVKVDPFKCILCGGRMIFNRFEHGAPLGKLISEVNTLANLKRVVI; this comes from the coding sequence TTGGTCATCGTTTTACGCCCGCTAAAGAAGCTTTTCACGACAAATAATGCGTTTAATCGCATGGTTGAGTCTGGACACGAGTTCAGGCGGGTGGAATTAGAGAGTGTAGCGAAGATGTTAGCGTGTGGCACGACAATGCTTGGGAGTCTTCACTATGATTGCAGTACACCGGGTTGCTCACACTCTAAAGTGATAAAGACGAGTTGCAAATCTAAGTTGTGTCACTCATGTGGTCAGAAGGCGACAGAGCGGTGGATGATGACGCAGGGTGAGACACTACCAGATTGTGAGTGGCGACATATCACGTACACGATGCCGGATGTATTTTGGGATGTGTTTAAGGCAAACCGATGGTTACTGGGTAAACTATTTACGATTGCCAGTGATACTTTGCAACAGTTTGGGCGATTAAAGAAGCTGACGCTGGGTATATTTAGTGCGCTACACACCTACGGGAGACGACTTAACTTCAATTGCCATATCCACCTTTCAGTTGCAGCGATAGGAGTGACCGACAAAGGCGAAATAAGGCTGTTCCATTTTCCATTTAAAGCGCTAAAAAAACAATGGCGTTATGGGGTGATAAGCTTACTGCGCAAGCACTTCCATGAATTAACTCTCCCCGCCCAGCTAGCTGAACGCATCAAAGATGAGAAAGATTGGCGGGACCTGCTGGATAAGCAATATCAAAAGACCTGGCAGGTTAATATAGCCAAAAAAACCAGCCACAAAGCCCACACTACTCAGTACTTAGGCCGTTATCTGAAGAAACCGCCAATAGCCGGCGCCCGACTGAAACATTATGTTGATGAGTCGGTAGAGATAGAATATTTAGACCATCGGACGAAAAAGCTCAGCGACCTAAATTTGTCGCAATTTGAGCTTATCGCGAGAATCTTGAGTCATGTACCGGAGAAGCATTTTAAGATGATTAGGTACTACGGTTTCTTGTCGAACCGACTACGGGGACGGTTGTTGCCGATAATTTACGACAAATTAGAGCAAGAAGTAGAGATAACGGAAGGTCCAAGCTATGCGGCCATGCTGATGGGGTATGTAAAGGTCGACCCGTTTAAGTGTATTTTATGCGGTGGGAGGATGATATTTAATCGATTTGAGCACGGTGCCCCGTTAGGGAAGCTGATTTCGGAGGTAAACACGCTGGCGAATTTAAAACGGGTGGTTATTTAG
- a CDS encoding type II toxin-antitoxin system RelB/DinJ family antitoxin, producing the protein MGTINIRVDDGLKARSYAALEKLGVTPSELLRQTLEYVAQRGTLPFKPVLLTDEDEALISLAKARLAEPLPGVKVSLDDL; encoded by the coding sequence ATGGGAACAATTAATATTAGGGTTGATGATGGACTTAAAGCTCGTTCTTATGCTGCTTTAGAGAAACTGGGTGTCACGCCTTCTGAATTGTTACGTCAAACACTTGAGTATGTTGCTCAAAGAGGGACGCTCCCTTTTAAGCCTGTACTGTTAACTGATGAGGATGAAGCGTTGATCTCATTAGCTAAAGCTCGACTTGCAGAACCCTTACCTGGTGTAAAGGTTTCTTTGGATGATTTATGA
- a CDS encoding ATP-dependent nuclease, with protein sequence MYDLAIRAKNYKCFKEETGFDSIRRVNLIIGRNNAGKSSLLDLIEIVVTKKYEVERSTWRDNQRPQIIFEAEISESVINQVFRSNTSGGGAISGNHGTYGQNYVGKTLKWTKSGNENNNAALLDCNDEEISPPLRNSGDYARSLPNSMPIPLEGKTFRRLLSERDILPELAEPQNITIGNNGSGLTNAIQNFINRSNLPSDLVETSILDALNSIFAHDAVFTDIVCQMHEDNNWEIYLEEEFKGRIALSQSGSGLKTVMSVLACLILVPHLEEKPLSQYVFGFEELENNIHPALLRRLNDYIYKAAIEHDFLYFLTTHSNVLIDQFSKQSDAQIIHVTHVDSVATCTTANTYIENNGILDDLDVRASDLLQANGIIWVEGPSDRIYLNKWISLWSDGELKEGTHYQIIFYGGRLLSHLNAEAPEDVESGISILNTNRNAIMLIDSDKRTQQTPINKTKQRIKDEFAAMEAHCWITKGKEIENYIPAIVVDAFWSVEDSDQVDRYESFFEYLDNIVTGEGIKYNVKKPLLAEKLAPHMTIENLTEVLDLNENMSLVCDAIRSWNS encoded by the coding sequence ATGTACGACTTGGCAATTAGAGCGAAGAACTATAAGTGTTTTAAGGAAGAAACTGGCTTTGACTCCATTCGCCGAGTTAACTTAATCATAGGAAGAAATAATGCAGGAAAATCGTCATTATTAGATTTGATTGAAATAGTCGTTACTAAAAAATATGAAGTTGAAAGATCGACTTGGAGAGACAATCAGCGTCCACAAATAATATTTGAAGCTGAAATTTCTGAGAGTGTTATAAACCAAGTATTTCGTTCAAATACAAGCGGCGGCGGCGCGATCAGCGGAAATCATGGCACCTACGGGCAAAACTACGTAGGTAAAACTCTAAAATGGACTAAGAGCGGTAACGAAAATAATAACGCAGCGTTATTAGATTGTAATGATGAAGAGATTAGTCCTCCTTTAAGAAATTCCGGTGACTATGCACGATCACTACCAAACAGTATGCCTATTCCTCTCGAAGGTAAAACGTTTAGGCGTCTTCTATCTGAACGAGATATCCTTCCAGAGTTGGCTGAACCACAAAACATCACTATAGGAAACAATGGCAGCGGCTTAACAAACGCAATTCAGAACTTTATAAACAGATCTAACTTACCTAGTGATTTAGTTGAAACCTCGATCCTCGATGCTCTCAATTCAATATTTGCTCACGACGCAGTATTTACTGACATAGTTTGCCAGATGCATGAGGACAATAATTGGGAAATATATTTAGAGGAAGAATTTAAAGGGCGCATAGCACTTTCGCAATCAGGCAGCGGATTGAAAACTGTAATGTCTGTTCTTGCATGCCTGATATTAGTTCCTCACCTAGAAGAGAAGCCATTAAGTCAGTATGTATTCGGTTTTGAAGAATTAGAAAACAATATTCACCCTGCGTTATTAAGGCGACTAAATGACTATATTTATAAGGCTGCAATAGAGCATGATTTTTTGTATTTCCTAACGACTCACTCGAATGTTTTAATTGACCAATTTAGTAAGCAAAGTGACGCACAAATAATTCATGTTACGCATGTCGATTCTGTAGCGACCTGCACTACAGCTAACACCTATATCGAAAATAATGGGATTCTCGATGACCTAGACGTTAGAGCTAGTGATCTATTGCAGGCAAACGGTATTATTTGGGTTGAAGGACCGTCGGACCGAATTTATTTGAACAAGTGGATTAGCTTATGGAGTGACGGAGAGCTGAAGGAAGGCACCCATTACCAGATAATATTCTATGGGGGGAGATTGCTTTCCCACCTTAATGCAGAAGCACCTGAAGATGTTGAATCTGGTATATCTATTCTCAACACTAATCGAAATGCGATAATGCTTATAGATAGCGATAAACGAACACAGCAAACTCCAATAAATAAAACGAAACAAAGAATTAAAGATGAGTTCGCGGCAATGGAAGCTCACTGCTGGATAACAAAGGGAAAGGAAATTGAAAACTATATCCCAGCAATTGTGGTGGATGCGTTTTGGAGTGTTGAAGACTCCGATCAAGTCGATAGATATGAGTCATTTTTTGAATATTTAGATAATATAGTCACGGGAGAAGGCATAAAATATAATGTTAAAAAGCCTCTACTGGCAGAGAAACTGGCCCCTCATATGACAATAGAAAATTTAACAGAAGTATTAGATTTAAATGAAAACATGAGTTTGGTTTGTGATGCCATTAGATCATGGAACAGTTGA
- a CDS encoding IS91 family transposase: protein MNFKGIKNKLLRFKSIFVTHWISFTIKHPRYNKPYYHSEIKKMMDCGSEALGFATFQCLSCGKGEHTVNFSCKACPQCGKRYSRESMEKIASRLLPGVSYRQVVLTLPSEFRNIFYNHPQQGALYSELMSVGHACLEALIQDLLRCNTLKIASIVFIHTHGRNGSYNPHLHILLGEGGLNPETNQWLPISYLPLSRLRLKWQAHLLHFMAARIGDLNGILKALWDKHPDGFYAHPGNGKKVPTKHYRGLLKYLTKYLASPPIGVSRITCVSDGYVSYYYQSHKSKQREYERVEAEVFIGRMVQHILPKGFQRIRYYGLQATASFKKWVEIIAKTAGDLVDGMIS from the coding sequence ATGAATTTTAAGGGAATTAAAAACAAGTTATTACGGTTTAAGTCCATTTTTGTTACCCATTGGATAAGCTTTACAATTAAACATCCCAGATACAATAAACCGTATTATCATTCAGAAATTAAAAAGATGATGGATTGTGGGAGTGAAGCATTGGGTTTTGCTACCTTTCAGTGTTTATCATGTGGTAAAGGTGAGCATACAGTGAACTTTAGCTGCAAAGCCTGCCCGCAGTGCGGTAAGCGCTATTCACGTGAAAGTATGGAAAAAATAGCCAGCCGGTTATTACCTGGAGTTAGCTATAGACAGGTAGTGTTAACGTTACCCAGTGAATTCAGGAATATTTTCTATAATCATCCACAACAAGGGGCATTGTATTCAGAGTTAATGAGTGTGGGCCATGCGTGCTTAGAGGCGCTCATTCAGGATTTACTCCGCTGTAATACGCTTAAAATCGCCAGTATCGTGTTTATCCATACTCATGGACGGAATGGGAGCTATAACCCCCATCTTCATATCTTATTAGGAGAAGGAGGGTTGAATCCAGAGACCAATCAATGGCTTCCAATAAGCTACTTACCTTTAAGCCGCTTACGGCTGAAGTGGCAAGCGCATTTACTTCACTTCATGGCGGCTCGTATTGGAGACTTAAACGGTATCCTTAAGGCTCTGTGGGATAAGCATCCTGATGGATTCTACGCACATCCCGGAAATGGTAAAAAAGTCCCGACGAAGCATTATCGAGGGTTACTCAAATATCTGACTAAGTACTTAGCTTCCCCACCAATAGGAGTATCGAGGATAACCTGTGTTTCTGATGGATATGTTAGTTATTATTATCAATCACATAAAAGTAAGCAACGAGAATATGAGCGGGTAGAAGCAGAGGTGTTTATTGGGCGCATGGTACAACATATCCTCCCTAAAGGATTCCAGCGAATTCGTTATTATGGGTTACAAGCGACAGCGAGCTTTAAGAAATGGGTTGAAATCATTGCTAAGACAGCTGGAGATTTAGTTGATGGTATGATTAGCTAG
- a CDS encoding IS4 family transposase — translation MINKALIHNHIDELFGHDMHAKRVTSLANAAHGVIEKGSLAIHAIGAGLAQANKLKRKSAIKQVDRLLSNTKLNVWQLLDSWGPYIIGARKEIVVSLDWTEFDSDDHSTIVLSMQTTHGRNTPLLWKTHRKHALKGNRNNHEDELLVKLRSIVAEDVKVTIVADRGFSDTALFNFIEHELGFDFIIRIKANIKVTDAVGELFPVKDWLLPSGITRTLKDVQITGNKQAVARVICTKKKGMKEAWYLASSRRDLVSSKMLTLYGKRWGIETTFRDIKDYRFGMGMSATYTRSPVRRDRLFLLSALAIGLLTLLGKAGEDADLEKTIKANTSKTRSYSLFRQGCIYYELLPTMREEWAEPLMDNFYRYLKNQPIYRSIFGII, via the coding sequence ATGATAAATAAAGCCCTTATTCATAATCACATCGATGAACTCTTTGGCCATGACATGCATGCTAAAAGGGTCACCTCACTTGCTAATGCCGCTCACGGAGTGATTGAAAAGGGGTCACTCGCTATTCATGCCATTGGCGCTGGCTTAGCCCAAGCCAATAAACTTAAGCGTAAGTCTGCTATTAAACAAGTAGACCGATTACTCAGTAATACAAAGTTAAACGTCTGGCAATTACTGGACTCCTGGGGGCCTTATATTATCGGTGCACGCAAAGAGATAGTGGTCTCTCTCGATTGGACTGAATTTGATTCAGACGACCATTCAACCATCGTACTGAGTATGCAAACAACCCATGGACGTAACACGCCACTGCTATGGAAAACCCATCGTAAACATGCTTTAAAAGGTAATAGAAACAACCATGAAGATGAGTTGTTGGTTAAGTTAAGGTCGATCGTTGCAGAGGATGTTAAAGTGACAATTGTTGCTGATAGAGGCTTTAGTGATACGGCACTATTTAACTTCATTGAACATGAGCTGGGTTTTGACTTCATCATTAGAATTAAGGCTAATATCAAAGTCACCGATGCGGTAGGAGAGCTGTTTCCAGTAAAGGACTGGCTATTACCCAGCGGCATAACAAGAACCCTTAAGGACGTTCAAATAACGGGTAATAAGCAAGCAGTCGCTCGGGTCATTTGCACCAAGAAAAAAGGCATGAAAGAAGCTTGGTATTTAGCATCAAGTCGACGTGACCTAGTGAGTAGCAAGATGTTGACTTTATATGGGAAACGTTGGGGGATAGAGACGACTTTTCGTGACATTAAAGACTATCGTTTTGGCATGGGGATGAGTGCCACCTACACGCGTTCCCCGGTACGTAGAGACCGGTTGTTTTTGCTAAGCGCCTTGGCGATAGGCTTGCTGACGCTACTAGGAAAAGCGGGCGAGGATGCTGACTTGGAAAAGACAATAAAGGCAAATACCAGTAAAACTCGCTCATACTCTCTGTTTCGCCAAGGTTGTATTTACTATGAACTGTTACCCACGATGCGAGAAGAGTGGGCAGAACCTCTAATGGATAATTTTTATCGTTACCTTAAAAACCAGCCTATTTACCGTTCAATTTTCGGGATTATTTAA